Proteins from one Salaquimonas pukyongi genomic window:
- a CDS encoding L,D-transpeptidase family protein, giving the protein MKRREFLGGATALLGASALSGTMAGTEARAESVIDRILKNPGHGSWNDQFDAQASGVALNSSKSPIFSEQTPFHIERAIGEYRGIVGNGGWPVVPANQKLKLGATSRNVPLLRQRLAISGDLDRAAGSSEVYDTWVTAAVKRFQARHGLPADGVLGRFTYAAMNIPASTRLGQLETNLVRLRAMSGFLGQRYVMVNIPAAHIEAVENGEVVSRHTAIVGKVDRQSPILNSKIHEINLNPYWTAPVSIVKKDIIPLMQKDPTYLTRNAIRIFAPDGTEIPPQSIDWNSEQAVDYMFRQDPGRINAMGSVKINFPNPHAVYMHDTPQQSLFGKLLRFESSGCVRVQNVRDLVAWLVKDTPGWSRREIERVIESGERIDVALAEPVPVYFTYVTAWATETGVVQFRDDIYRRDGVEELALGTGTTL; this is encoded by the coding sequence ATGAAGAGACGCGAATTTCTTGGCGGTGCGACCGCATTGCTGGGGGCCTCGGCCCTTTCGGGGACGATGGCCGGCACCGAGGCGCGTGCGGAAAGCGTCATCGATCGCATCCTGAAGAATCCCGGCCATGGCAGCTGGAATGACCAGTTCGATGCTCAGGCATCGGGTGTTGCGCTCAATTCCTCGAAATCGCCGATCTTCTCAGAGCAGACGCCCTTTCATATCGAGCGGGCGATTGGCGAGTATCGCGGCATTGTCGGCAATGGCGGCTGGCCCGTGGTGCCGGCAAACCAGAAACTGAAACTGGGCGCCACCTCGCGCAATGTGCCGCTGCTGCGCCAGCGGCTGGCCATCTCCGGCGATCTTGACCGGGCTGCCGGCAGTTCGGAAGTCTACGACACATGGGTGACGGCGGCGGTAAAACGCTTTCAGGCCCGCCATGGCCTGCCGGCCGACGGGGTTCTTGGACGCTTCACCTATGCGGCGATGAACATTCCCGCCTCGACCCGCCTTGGCCAGCTTGAAACCAACCTGGTGCGCCTGCGCGCCATGTCGGGTTTTCTCGGCCAGCGTTATGTCATGGTCAACATTCCCGCTGCCCATATCGAGGCGGTGGAAAACGGTGAGGTGGTCTCCCGCCACACGGCGATTGTCGGCAAGGTCGACCGCCAGTCGCCGATCCTGAATTCCAAGATTCACGAGATAAACCTCAATCCGTACTGGACGGCACCGGTTTCCATCGTGAAGAAGGACATTATTCCGCTGATGCAGAAGGACCCGACCTATCTGACGCGCAATGCGATTCGCATTTTTGCGCCGGACGGCACGGAAATTCCGCCGCAAAGCATCGACTGGAATTCAGAGCAGGCCGTGGACTACATGTTCCGCCAGGACCCCGGCCGCATCAACGCCATGGGCTCGGTGAAGATCAACTTCCCCAATCCCCACGCCGTCTACATGCACGATACTCCCCAGCAGAGCCTGTTTGGCAAGCTGCTTCGTTTTGAATCCTCCGGCTGTGTGCGCGTCCAGAACGTGCGCGACCTGGTGGCCTGGCTCGTCAAGGACACGCCGGGCTGGTCGCGCCGCGAGATTGAGCGCGTCATCGAAAGCGGTGAGCGCATCGACGTGGCGCTTGCCGAGCCCGTGCCGGTCTATTTCACCTATGTGACCGCCTGGGCGACGGAAACCGGCGTGGTCCAGTTCCGCGATGATATCTACCGCCGCGACGGGGTGGAGGAGCTGGCGCTCGGCACGGGCACCACGCTTTAA
- a CDS encoding MBL fold metallo-hydrolase → MNQTRRQFVATASAIAGTVTLLPYGVRAAGHGGDVFEASGGNITVHPVSHASFVMETPAGTIYADPVGDAAAYSSFPAPDLILITHEHGDHYKADTLSAIIAENTSIITNPAVFAMLPDTLKARASQIANGGSSEFNGVSIEAIPAYNTTKERLNFHPKGRDNGYVLGFEGLRVYISGDTEDIPEMRALTGIDLAFVCMNLPFTMDVEQAASAVAEFKPKYVYPYHYRGRDGGTQDPEAFAKLVGDGVEVKLAGWYA, encoded by the coding sequence ATGAACCAGACCAGACGCCAGTTTGTTGCCACCGCCTCGGCGATAGCCGGAACTGTGACCTTGCTGCCTTATGGCGTGCGCGCCGCAGGCCATGGTGGCGATGTATTTGAAGCCTCCGGCGGCAACATCACTGTCCATCCCGTCAGCCACGCCTCCTTTGTCATGGAAACGCCCGCCGGTACCATCTATGCCGATCCGGTCGGCGACGCGGCAGCCTATAGCAGCTTTCCGGCGCCTGACCTCATCCTCATCACCCACGAGCACGGCGACCACTACAAGGCGGATACGCTTTCGGCGATCATTGCCGAAAACACGTCAATCATCACGAATCCGGCGGTTTTCGCCATGCTGCCCGATACGCTCAAGGCCAGGGCATCACAGATCGCCAATGGCGGGTCGAGTGAATTCAACGGCGTGTCGATCGAGGCCATCCCCGCCTATAACACAACCAAGGAGCGGTTGAATTTCCACCCGAAAGGCCGCGACAACGGCTATGTGCTCGGCTTTGAAGGCCTGCGCGTCTATATATCCGGCGACACCGAGGACATTCCCGAAATGCGGGCGCTGACGGGCATCGATCTTGCATTTGTCTGCATGAACCTGCCATTCACCATGGATGTCGAACAGGCCGCTTCCGCGGTTGCCGAGTTCAAGCCGAAATACGTCTATCCTTATCACTATCGCGGCCGCGATGGCGGCACCCAGGATCCAGAAGCCTTTGCAAAGCTCGTTGGCGATGGTGTGGAGGTTAAGCTGGCTGGCTGGTACGCCTAG